From one Dermacentor silvarum isolate Dsil-2018 chromosome 3, BIME_Dsil_1.4, whole genome shotgun sequence genomic stretch:
- the LOC119444249 gene encoding uncharacterized protein LOC119444249 → MRIVLMITSQILDNEIREAEVRAALHNIQRSTVTGADGIPYKLLRNLDDQAIQQLTTFKKNHCITGSLPSEWRHGDITLIPKAGKPLALYTNTPISLSACLALDESSASDIAPFHVDDYGDIIAYYRNARLSLPPP, encoded by the exons ATGCGGATTGTCCTTATGATCACGTCACAAATCCTTGACAACGAGATCAGGGAAGCTGAAGTACGAGCGGCCCTGCACAATATCCAGCGCAGCACAGTTACCGGGGCGGATGGCATCCCATACAAGCTCCTTCGCAACCTCGATGACCAAGCCATCCAACAACTCACCACCTTCAAGAAGAACCACTGCATCACTGGTTCTCTACCATCTGAATGGCGCCACGGGGACATAACGTTGATCCCCAAAGCAGGCAAGCCCCTTGCCCTCTACACCAACACACCTATCTCCCTGTCCGCATGT CTCGCACTGGATGAGTCGTCCGCTTCGGACATCGCACCCTTTCACGTCGACGACTATGGAGACATCATCGCCTACTACCGCAACGCCCGCTTATCTTTACCCCCGCCTTAA